One segment of Magnetospirillum sp. 15-1 DNA contains the following:
- a CDS encoding thiosulfate oxidation carrier protein SoxY — MDTTAILNRRAVLAGTAALAATAGLAAPAPARAQEVDELARKLMGPFKAREGKLRLKMRDVAASGASEPITVSMDSPMTTADHVKAIHVLAEGNPYPVVSSWYLTPRSGRAEISFRMRLAKTQTVRAYAVTSDGEVWIARQDVTVTIGGCGG; from the coding sequence GTGGACACCACCGCGATACTGAACCGCCGCGCCGTATTGGCCGGGACGGCCGCCCTGGCCGCCACCGCCGGTCTGGCCGCGCCGGCACCGGCACGGGCGCAGGAGGTGGACGAGTTGGCCCGCAAGCTGATGGGGCCGTTCAAGGCCAGAGAGGGCAAGCTCAGGCTGAAAATGCGCGATGTGGCCGCCAGCGGCGCCTCCGAGCCCATCACCGTGTCCATGGACTCGCCCATGACGACCGCCGACCACGTCAAGGCCATCCACGTGCTGGCCGAGGGCAATCCCTATCCGGTGGTGTCGTCCTGGTATCTGACGCCCCGTTCGGGCCGGGCGGAGATCAGCTTCCGCATGCGGTTGGCCAAGACCCAGACGGTACGGGCCTATGCGGTGACCTCGGACGGCGAGGTGTGGATCGCCCGCCAGGACGTCACGGTCACCATCGGCGGCTGCGGAGGCTGA
- a CDS encoding N-acetylmuramoyl-L-alanine amidase has protein sequence MNIIDRPSPNFEPRPAGAVIDTLLLHYTGMESGEAALARLCDPQAKVSAHYVIEEDGRVFALVPEEMRAWHAGASSWRGETDLNSRSIGIELVNPGHEFGYRAFPGTQIEALIRLAREILARHPIPARNVIGHSDVAPTRKQDPGELFPWAELAERHGIGLWPCGEPTPLPAEHVLLAGLAHVGYDIHDPKAALAAFQRHFRPWKVDGQIDEESVGRLRSLLRIVR, from the coding sequence ATGAACATCATCGACCGCCCCTCGCCCAATTTCGAGCCCCGCCCCGCCGGGGCCGTCATCGATACCCTGCTGCTGCACTATACCGGCATGGAAAGCGGCGAGGCGGCCCTGGCCCGGCTGTGCGACCCGCAAGCCAAGGTCAGCGCCCATTACGTGATCGAGGAGGACGGGCGCGTCTTCGCCCTGGTCCCCGAGGAGATGCGGGCATGGCACGCCGGAGCCTCGTCCTGGCGCGGCGAGACCGATCTCAATTCCCGCTCCATCGGCATCGAGCTGGTCAATCCCGGCCATGAATTCGGCTACCGCGCCTTTCCCGGCACGCAGATCGAGGCCCTGATCCGCCTCGCCCGCGAGATCCTGGCCCGCCACCCCATCCCGGCCCGCAACGTCATCGGCCATTCCGACGTGGCGCCGACCCGCAAGCAGGACCCGGGCGAGCTGTTTCCATGGGCCGAACTGGCCGAGCGCCACGGCATCGGCCTGTGGCCGTGCGGTGAGCCGACGCCGCTGCCGGCCGAGCACGTGCTGCTGGCCGGCCTCGCCCATGTGGGCTACGACATCCATGACCCCAAGGCGGCCCTGGCCGCCTTCCAACGCCATTTCCGCCCGTGGAAGGTGGACGGGCAGATCGACGAGGAAAGTGTCGGACGCCTGCGATCGCTGCTGCGGATCGTGCGGTAG
- a CDS encoding YeeE/YedE family protein — protein MPLSEIPLTTIVGSATFAVGAVFGWAARTSEFCTMGALSDMVFMGDRRRMRAWVLAMAVALLGSQALQAAGLVDLRKSIYLGGTIPWAGAVLGGLMFGYGMTLAGGCGSKTLVRLGGGNLKSLVVMLVVGLFATMTLKGLLAMERIAIEQATGLSPARLGAADQSLPALLAGMGLPAAVSRPLTVAVLAAGALVWCLRDAGFRAARGTVAGGLTIGLTIPAGWAITGILGADDFDPAPLASFSFIAPMGDGLIYLMTYTGSTITFGIAAVGGVIAGSFLAARLSGSFAVEGFTDTADMLRHLGGGALMGTGGILAMGCTIGQGLTGLSTLSLTSLLALGAIIAGGLWGLRSMEEGGPLPGLRALLHL, from the coding sequence GTGCCCTTGTCCGAAATCCCGCTGACCACCATCGTCGGATCGGCCACCTTCGCGGTGGGCGCCGTGTTCGGCTGGGCGGCGCGGACCAGCGAATTCTGCACCATGGGCGCCCTTTCGGACATGGTGTTCATGGGCGACCGGCGGCGAATGCGCGCCTGGGTGCTGGCCATGGCCGTCGCCTTGCTGGGATCGCAGGCGCTGCAGGCGGCCGGGCTGGTCGACCTGCGCAAATCCATCTATCTCGGCGGCACCATCCCCTGGGCCGGGGCCGTGCTGGGCGGGCTGATGTTCGGTTACGGCATGACCCTGGCCGGCGGCTGCGGCAGCAAGACCCTGGTGCGGCTGGGCGGCGGCAATCTCAAATCGCTGGTGGTGATGCTGGTGGTCGGGCTGTTCGCCACCATGACGCTGAAGGGCCTGCTGGCCATGGAGCGCATCGCCATCGAGCAGGCCACCGGCCTCTCTCCCGCCCGGCTGGGCGCCGCCGACCAGAGCCTGCCCGCATTGCTGGCCGGAATGGGGCTGCCCGCCGCCGTCTCCCGCCCGCTGACCGTGGCGGTCCTGGCCGCCGGCGCCCTGGTCTGGTGCCTGCGCGACGCGGGTTTCAGGGCAGCGCGCGGCACGGTGGCCGGCGGCCTGACCATCGGCCTGACCATCCCCGCCGGCTGGGCCATCACCGGCATCCTGGGCGCCGATGATTTCGACCCGGCGCCGCTGGCCTCGTTCTCCTTCATCGCCCCCATGGGGGACGGGCTGATCTATCTGATGACCTACACCGGCTCGACCATCACCTTCGGCATCGCCGCGGTGGGCGGGGTTATCGCCGGCTCGTTCCTGGCGGCCCGCCTGTCGGGGAGCTTCGCGGTGGAGGGTTTCACCGACACCGCCGACATGCTGCGCCATCTGGGCGGCGGCGCCCTGATGGGGACCGGCGGCATCCTGGCCATGGGCTGCACCATCGGCCAGGGCTTGACCGGCCTGTCCACCCTGTCGCTGACCTCGCTCCTGGCGCTGGGCGCCATCATCGCCGGCGGCCTGTGGGGGCTGCGGAGCATGGAAGAAGGCGGCCCGCTTCCCGGCCTCCGCGCCCTGCTCCACCTATGA
- a CDS encoding sulfurtransferase TusA family protein produces the protein MSNTVLDVKGLNCPLPILRAKKAIKDLTAGAVLEVIATDPGSVADFDAFCRQTGNKLLSQEQDGGVYTFKIEKGA, from the coding sequence ATGTCGAACACCGTTCTGGACGTGAAGGGCCTCAACTGCCCGCTGCCCATCCTGCGCGCCAAGAAGGCCATCAAGGACCTGACGGCCGGGGCGGTGCTGGAGGTGATCGCCACCGATCCCGGTTCGGTCGCCGATTTCGACGCCTTCTGCCGCCAGACCGGCAACAAGCTACTCAGCCAGGAGCAGGACGGCGGCGTCTATACGTTCAAGATCGAGAAGGGCGCCTGA
- the soxZ gene encoding thiosulfate oxidation carrier complex protein SoxZ, whose amino-acid sequence MANSDRVKVRIPPKAKKGEIIEIKTQISHDMETGLRKDAAGKTIPRHIITRFTCTWNNEPVISADWHQAVSANPFASFFAVASASGKIKLTWFDENGETLEYVHDILVE is encoded by the coding sequence ATGGCCAATTCCGATCGCGTCAAGGTGCGCATTCCGCCCAAGGCCAAGAAGGGCGAGATCATCGAGATCAAGACCCAGATCAGTCACGACATGGAGACCGGCCTGCGCAAGGACGCGGCCGGCAAGACCATTCCCCGGCACATCATCACCCGCTTCACCTGCACCTGGAACAACGAGCCGGTGATCAGCGCCGACTGGCATCAGGCGGTCTCGGCCAATCCGTTCGCCAGTTTCTTCGCGGTGGCCTCGGCCAGCGGCAAGATCAAGCTGACCTGGTTCGACGAGAACGGCGAGACCCTGGAATATGTCCATGACATACTAGTGGAGTAG